One Rissa tridactyla isolate bRisTri1 chromosome 1, bRisTri1.patW.cur.20221130, whole genome shotgun sequence DNA segment encodes these proteins:
- the LOC128901372 gene encoding interstitial collagenase-like, with amino-acid sequence MQAFFGLEVTGKPDLHTLEMMKKPRCGIPDVGQYVFTAGNPKWKRNSLTYRILNYTPKMRKADVDEAIRKALSVWSNVTPLTFRKVEDKEADIMISFAYRDHRDNSPFDGPNGQLAHAFQPGEGIGGDVHLDEEEAWSKNGRGYNLFIVVAHELGHSLGLSHSTDPGALMYPTYSYTDPNEFLLPQDDIDGIQAIYGQSNAAVQPTGPVTPQACDPNLTFDAITTLRGEMIFFKGRYMLRKHPARTETELNFISLFWPKLPSGIQAAYENVERDEVLLFKEDKYWILRGYDIAPGYPKPIYRLGFPKTVKRVNAAYSDETTGKTYFFIADRYWRYDENKKSMDHGYPRKIVSDFGKIGRVDAAFQKDGYVYFFHGTTQFQFDPRAKRIVRQMKSISWFNC; translated from the exons ATGCAGGCATTCTTTGGACTAGAAGTGACCGGGAAACCTGATCTTCACACTTTGGAGATGATGAAAAAACCCAGATGTGGTATACCTGATGTAGGGCAATACGTGTTCACAGCGGGGAATcccaaatggaaaagaaacagtctGACGTACAG GATTTTGAATTACACCCCAAAGATGAGAAAAGCTGATGTAgatgaagcaatcagaaaagCTCTCAGTGTCTGGAGCAATGTGACACCATTGACATTCCGAAAGGTTGAGGACAAAGAAGCAGATATAATGATCTCTTTTGCTTATAGAG ACCACCGCGACAACTCTCCTTTTGATGGCCCCAATGGGCAGCTGGCTCATGCTTTCCAGCCTGGTGAAGGTATTGGTGGAGATGTGCATCTTGATGAGGAGGAAGCCTGGTCAAAAAATGGAAGAG GCTACAATTTGTTCATTGTTGTTGCCCATGAGCTTGGCCATTCACTGGGTCTGTCTCATTCAACTGATCCCGGAGCACTGATGTACCCAACTTACTCCTACACGGACCCCAATGAATTTCTTCTTCCTCAGGATGACATTGATGGGATTCAAGCCATCTAtg GACAGTCTAATGCTGCTGTGCAGCCAACAGGACCCGTAACTCCACAAGCTTGTGACCCAAATTTGACATTTGATGCTATTACTACCCTACGTGGAGAAATGATATTCTTCAAGGGCAG ATATATGCTGCGCAAACATCCTGCAAGGACAGAGACAGAGCTCAATTTTATCTCACTGTTCTGGCCAAAGTTACCGTCAGGAATTCAAGCCGCTTACGAAAATGTTGAGAGGGAtgaagttttactttttaaag AGGATAAATATTGGATTCTCAGGGGATATGATATTGCACCTGGCTATCCTAAACCAATCTATCGTTTGGGGTTCCCAAAGACAGTTAAAAGAGTTAATGCAGCTTACAGTGATGAAACCACAGGAAAAACATACTTCTTTATAGCTGACAGATACTGGAG atatgatgaaaataaaaaatccatGGATCATGGTTATCCCAGGAAAATAGTCTCTGACTTTGGGAAAATTGGCAGAGTTGATGCTGCTTTCCAGAAAGATG GCTATGTCTACTTCTTCCATGGAACAACTCAGTTCCAGTTTGATCCTCGTGCCAAACGGATTGTCAGACAAATGAAGAGCATCAGCTGGTTTAATTGCTGA